One window of the Podospora pseudocomata strain CBS 415.72m chromosome 7, whole genome shotgun sequence genome contains the following:
- a CDS encoding hypothetical protein (EggNog:ENOG503NW5Y; COG:I; MEROPS:MER0017177) yields MASTAFPKLARKAILSDGTTYGYIHVPAPGSKPTFLLLHGAPSSSYIWHHQVELLPKAGFGILVPDLLGYGDTDKPESYEPYQMKCLVPQVHELVTKVLDTPQVIGVGHDFGAGLLSHLYVHHRELFSQLVFIATGFMFLDSPFDPDSVIQMSKEILGYSTSGYVKVFISPDGATLVEKNDRRVDSLFYAQDPKVWIEYFGEPGGFTKFLESDIEIPVAHWISPAELEMHNRILRAGGYTGPFNWYKAAVFCGPAKEDQDLPAEEKTINIPTLFIATLKDYAVITDMHIQNLRELAKNLRVEKLDVGHWAMLEGKERVEALLEEVGNAQIEKL; encoded by the exons ATGGCATCGACCGCCTTCCCCAAGCTCGCCAGAAAGGCAATTCTGAGTGACGGTACAACCTATGGTTACATTCACGTCCCTGCTCCTGGCAGCAAACCCACATTTCTCCTGCTCCATGGCGCACCAAGCTCCAGTTATATTTGGCATCACCAAGTCGAGCTATTACCCAAGGCTGGCTTTGGTATTTTGGTACCGGACCTTCTCGGCTATGGCGACACGGACAAACCGGAATCCTACGAGCCATATCAGATGAAGTGTCTTGTTCCCCAAGTTCATGAACTTGTGACCAAGGTTCTCGACACCCCACAGGTCATTGGAGTCGGGCATGACTTTGGTGCCGGACTTCTTTCACACCTTTACGTGCACCACAGAGAGCTCTTCAGTCAACTGGTGTTCATAGCAACTGGCTTCATGTTTTTGGACTCACCGTTTGATCCTG ACTCCGTGATACAAATGTCCAAAGAGATTCTGGGATACAGCACGTCTGGCTACGTCAAGGTCTTTATATCCCCGGACGGCGCAACCCTGGTTGAGAAGAATGACAGGCGCGTCGATTCGCTTTTCTATGCTCAGGACCCCAAAGTGTGGATTGAATACTTTGGGGAACCGGGAGGCTTTACCAAGTTCCTAGAGTCCGACATCGAGATTCCTGTTGCCCACTGGATTTCGCCCGCCGAACTGGAGATGCACAACAGAATCTTGAGGGCAGGAGGATACACTGGTCCTTTCAACTGGTACAAGGCTGCTGTGTTTTGTGGACCAGCCAAAGAGGATCAGGACTTGCCAGCGGAGGAGAAAACGATCAATATTCCTACTCTCTTCATCGCCACCCTCAAGGATTACGCAGTGATCACGGATATGCACATCCAAAATCTTCGTGAGCTGGCAAAAAATTTGAGGGTTGAGAAGCTCGACGTTGGACACTGGGCCATGCTCgagggaaaagaaagggTTGAGGCtcttcttgaggaggttggtaATGCTCAGATCGAAAAGTTGTGA
- a CDS encoding hypothetical protein (COG:E; EggNog:ENOG503NWJI) codes for MSPQAATGAAAVVAAPEIRTSSGNDSDDADGLLEAMGYKAELVRTRSTWHVAFMSFVLASIPYGLATTLYYPLQGGGPAVVIWGWVIVSLIILCVAASLGEITSVYPTAGGVYYQTFMLAPAKIRRLSAYICGWCYVVGNITITLAVQFGTTLFYVACVNVFTNSEGEEIWGAETYQIWLTFLAITLLCNAISAFGNRHLPLLDTFAVFWTFAGILAILITVLAVAKEGRRSAEYAFTHFEPTSGWPAGWSFMVGLLHAGYATSSTGMVISMCEEVQHPATQVPKAMVITILINTIGGLLFLVPLMFVLPDLALMVQLAQPVPAILKSAVGSEGGAFALLVPIMVLGILCGTACTTAASRCTWAFARDGAIPGSKWWKVVNTKLDVPLNAMMLSMAIQIILGAIYFGSPVAFNAFSGVGVISLTLSYAAPIAVSMLEGRAQVKGGKFFLGKFGWLCNIIALAWSALALPLFCMPALLPVTPETVNYAPAVLVGFVAIAAAWYAVWGHKNYRGPPTESLGVQPVSRDGGVVPGLSSGPQQASEPSIKKD; via the exons ATGAGCCCACAAGCTGCCaccggcgccgccgccgttgtgGCCGCCCCCGAGATACGGACGTCGTCCGGCAACGACTCTGACGATGCCGATGGGCTCCTCGAGGCCATGGGCTACAAGGCCGAGTTGGTGCGCACTCGTTCCACTTGGCATGTCGCCTTCATGTCCTTTGTGCTCGCCTCGATCCCCTACGGTCTCGCTACGACGCTCTACTATCCGCTCCAGGGCGGCGGCCCGGCCGTTGTCATTTGGGGCTGGGTCATCGTCTCCCTGATCATTCTCTGTGTCGCCGCTTCGCTGGGAGAAATCACAAGCGTGTATCCCACCGCCGGAGGTGTCTACTACCAGACCTTTATGCTTGCGCCCGCAAAGATTCGCAGGCTCAGCGCCTACATTTGCGGCTGGTGCTATGTTGtcggcaacatcaccatcactctTGCTGTGCAGTTTGGAACCACCTTGTTTTATGTTGCCTGCGTCAATGTCTTTACCAActccgagggcgaggagatcTGGGGCGCCGAGACATACCAGATCTGGCTGACCTTTTTGGCCATCACTTTGCTGTGCAATGCCATCTCGGCCTTTGGCAACCGCCACTTGCCCCTCCTCGAT ACCTTTGCCGTGTTCTGGACCTTCGCCGGCAtccttgccatcctcatTACCGTCCTCGCTGTTGCCAAGGAAGGCCGCCGCTCCGCCGAATACGCCTTCACCCACTTTGAGCCCACCTCCGGCTGGCCTGCCGGCTGGTCGTTCATGGTCGGCCTCCTTCACGCCGGGTATGCCACCTCGTCTACCGGTATGGTCATCTCCATGTGCGAGGAGGTCCAGCATCCCGCCACCCAGGTCCCCAAGGCCATGGTTATtaccatcctcatcaacaccattgGCGGGCTCCTGTTCCTCGTGCCGCTCATGTTTGTTCTTCCCGACctggcgttgatggtgcAGTTGGCACAGCCTGTCCCGGCCATCCTCAAGTCTGCCGTTGGCTCCGAAGGGGGTGCCTTTGCCCTCCTGGTTCCCATCATGGTTTTGGGTATCCTTTGCGGTACCGCCTGCACAACCGCTGCTTCGCGCTGCACGTGGGCCTTTGCTCGCGACGGTGCCATCCCCGGTTCCAAGTGGTGGAAGGTggtcaacaccaagctgGATGTTCCCCTCAACGCCATGATGTTGTCCATGGCGATTCAGATCATTCTGGGTGCCATCTACTTTGGATCTCCCGTAGCGTTCAACGCCTTTTCCGGCGTGGGTGTCATTTCCCTGACCCTCTCGTATGCCGCCCCCATCGCCGTGTCCATGCTCGAGGGCAGAGCCCAGGTGAAGGGCGGCAAGTTCTTCTTGGGCAAGTTTGGCTGGCTCTGCAACATCATTGCTCTGG CCTGGtccgccctcgcccttcCGCTCTTTTGCATGCCTGCCCTGCTTCCTGTCACTCCCGAGACGGTCAACTATGCTCCTGCTGTCTTGGTCGGCTTCGTGGCCATCGCGGCTGCGTGGTACGCTGTCTGGGGTCACAAGAACTACCGCGGCCCCCCTACCGAGTCCCTTGGCGTCCAGCCCGTGTCTCGGGATGGCGGTGTCGTTCCGGGCTTGTCTTCTGGTCCTCAGCAAGCGTCTGAGCCATCCATCAAGAAGGACTAA
- a CDS encoding hypothetical protein (EggNog:ENOG503P7S3; COG:S), giving the protein MPIKSSTSFSPGDTVRYKPVGGPDSNTSESVGKIKDVLTEPGKQAGRNVNASAEMPRYEIENLNTGKTSTIYERNILGIEK; this is encoded by the exons ATGCCAATCAAATCCTCCACAAGCTTCTCCCCAGGCGACACGGTTCGTTACAAGCCGGTGGGCGGTCCAGACAGCAACACGTCCGAGTCGGTGGGAAAGATCAAGGATGTCTTGACTGAGCCCGGTAAACAGGCTGGTCGGAACGTCAACGCCAGCGCTGAAATGCCCAGATACGAG ATTGAGAACCTCAATACGGGAAAGACATCTACCATTTACGAGCGGAACATCTTGGGTATCGAGAAGTGA
- a CDS encoding hypothetical protein (EggNog:ENOG503PB1H) — MTDYSSEDLSPSPMPTTPALTYTMAAPSQTSVLDISGRWRFNRKLSDNMKEAYKMQGTSFWTRKLLSFMTIEQEYIKHPYCLPFSDDVVFSFQQTVRRPWFGGCRFHIPMNDNMYILDNEDRAVVLPAPLGPVRVRCRYDFVNRTPTYTTGEKMTTEKSGAQIGQMAFESGMETDPDVGLPERAVMIEVMESLSQLGKGAGWRSTVEWGFEVIAGEKRLVKWAVTVKGSQVAKVKMVYDYVGESIARSGRGHV; from the exons ATGACAGACTATTCATCAGAAGACTTgtcgccatcgccaatgCCCACTACTCCCGCTCTCACATACACCATGGCGGCGCCTAGTCAGACTTCAGTACTCGACATCAGTGGCCGCTGGCGCTTCAACCGAAAGCTCTCTGATAACATGAAGGAGGCATACAAGATG CAAGGGACATCTTTCTGGACTCGGAAGCTCCTCTCCTTCATGACCATTGAGCAGGAATACATCAAGCACCCTTACTGCTTACCCTTCTCCGACGATGTGGTCTTTAGCTTCCAACAGACCGTCCGCCGCCCCTGGTTTGGTGGCTGCAGGTTCCACATTCCCATGAACGACAACATGTACATCTTGGACAACGAGGACCGAGCCGTCGTTCTTCCCGCGCCACTAGGGCCGGTGCGTGTACGATGTCGGTATGATTTTGTCAACAGAACACCAACGTACACAACAGGGGAGAAAATGACAACGGAAAAGAGCGGTGCTCAGATCGGACAGATGGCGTTTGAGTCGGGAATGGAGACGGATCCTGATGTCGGCCTACCAGAACGGGCCGTCATGAtcgaggtgatggagagTTTGAGTCAGTTGGGCAAGGGCGCTGGATGGAGGTCGACTGTCGAATGGGGCTTCGAGGTGATTGCTGGGGAGAAAAGGCTGGTCAAGTGGGCCGTAACCGTGAAGGGGAGCCAAGTAGCcaaggtgaagatggtgtaCGACTATGTTGGGGAGTCTATTGCACGCTCTGGCCGTGGCCATGTGTAA
- a CDS encoding hypothetical protein (COG:V; EggNog:ENOG503NUM1), translated as MADFRSGPQPIHSRSQGRRQSVLSEFIPESLPYPPSFLATSPIVREILTRDIAECSSDDDSQTQVSNAESQTDGRPEDAKLAFHPNGVAYGSGYSTIAIQGLDRPVPNPREVEDSLQAEISLLRDNAILPPKHPRSQRNNVFWRLYRRLFSTKIKDHEDPEPLFQDAPAAETTPLLGGGTPEVDETLPTPPAEEIYERFEEAVAAQAIRTTWQRETKTLVQYAAPLIVTFLLHYSVTIGSVLTVGRLGMVELAAVNLATMTASITCYVPVQGLSTCLDTLCAQAYGSGHKHLVGLQAQRMTWLLWILMVPIAVLWWFSEPILSVMVPDQETASLAALFLRVLIVGMPGVAALESGKRFVQSQGLFHATTYALLIGAPVSFALNYLFVFKFDWHFAGAATAMAITQNLLPLLLVAYVRFLDGSQCWNGLTRKAFSNWGPMIKLALPGMIMIEAQFSVLEILTIAAGQFGTAQLAAQSVLVTVTSTSFNIPFPLAIATSTRVANLIGAHLSDAARVTARVAIVAGFIVGCFNLAVFVVLNETIPRIFTEDDEVVGIAKRVILVCALMQIFDALAAVSHGILRGVGRQAIGGYANLFSYYLVALPISLSTAFALDWKLSGLWTGLTMGLAVVSALELLYLYNADWESAVAQAEERMKSEDVSNEAKLSPA; from the exons ATGGCCGACTTTCGATCTGGGCCCCAGCCTATCCACAGTCGATCTCAAGGTCGCCGCCAGTCTGTTTTGTCAGAGTTCATCCCCGAAAGCCTGCCATACCCCCCTTCATTTCTAGCGACTTCCCCGATTGTTCGCGAAATCTTGACCAGAGATATTGCCGAGTGCTCCTCGGACGACGACTCCCAAACCCAGGTATCAAACGCCGAATCACAGACAGATGGTCGTCCAGAAGATGCCAAACTCGCCTTCCACCCCAACGGCGTTGCCTACGGGTCTGGCTACTCGACTATAGCTATTCAAGGATTGGACCGGCCCGTTCCCAATCCGCGCGAGGTCGAAGATTCTCTCCAGGCAGAAATAAGTCTCCTACGCGATAATGCTATTCTGCCACCAAAACATCCACGTTCTCAGCGTAACAATGTCTTTTGGCGCCTTTATCGACGACTTTTCAgcaccaagatcaaggaccACGAAGACCCGGAGCCCCTTTTCCAGGATGCCCCCGCCGCTGAGACAACACCTCTCCTCGGAGGAGGAACACCCGAGGTCGACGAGACCCTGCCGACACCTCCCGCCGAGGAGATTTACGAGCGGTTCGAAGAGGCTGTGGCAGCCCAAGCCATCAGGACGACTTGGCAGAGAGAGACCAAGACATTGGTCCAGTACGCAGCTCCCCTGATTGTGACCTTTCTCTTGCACTACTCGGTCACTATTGGGAGTGTCTTGACGGTCGGACGCTTGGGAATGGTGGAGCTGGCCGCCGTGAATC TGGCTACCATGACGGCAAGCATCACCTGCTACGTTCCTGTTCAGGGCCTCTCCACCTGTCTAGACACGCTTTGCGCCCAGGCGTACGGCTCGGGGCACAAGCACCTCGTCGGCCTCCAAGCCCAACGGATGACGTGGCTTCTCTGGATCCTCATGGTGCCCATTGCTgtgctgtggtggttttCGGAGCCTATTTTGTCCGTTATGGTCCCAGATCAGGAAACGGCCTCGCTTGCCGCGCTCTTTTTGCGAGTTCTTATCGTAGGAATGCCCGGAGTCGCAGCCTTGGAGAGCGGTAAAAGATTCGTCCAGTCCCAGGGCTTATTTCATGCCACGACGTATGCCTTGCTCATCGGGGCGCCCGTGAGCTTCGCTCTCAATTACTTGTTTGTCTTCAAGTTTGACTGGCACTTTGCGGGGGCCGCCACAGCGATGGCCATTACCCAGAATCTCTTGCCGCTCTTGCTGGTGGCATACGTGCGGTTTTTGGATGGCTCTCAGTGCTGGAACGGTTTGACGCGCAAGGCCTTTAGCAACTGGG GACCCATGATCAAACTGGCGCTACCTGGTATGATCATGATTGAAGCACAGTTCTCCGTGCTGGAAATCTTGACAATCGCCGCTGGCCAATTTGGGACCGCGCAACTTGCAGCACAGAGCGTGCTTGTCACCGTTACCTCCACCTCATTCAACATTCCATTCCCGTTGGCCATTGCCACATCCACTCGAGTCGCCAATCTCATCGGGGCGCACCTGAGCGACGCTGCCCGGGTTACTGCCAGAGTG GCCATTGTCGCAGGATTCATTGTTGGTTGCTTCAACCTGGCCGTATTCGTTGTGCTGAACGAGACCATTCCACGCATCTTCACGGAAGATGACGAGGTTGTCGGCATCGCCAAGCGCGTAATTCTTGTCTGTGCTTTAATGCAGATTTTTGATGCCTTGGCTGCTGTATCTCACGGCATCTTGCGCGGCGTTGGCAGACAGGCCATCGGAGGCTATGCCAACCTGTTTTCGTATTACTTGGTCGCCTTGCCCATCTCGTTGTCGACGGCGTTTGCGCTAGATTGGAAGCTGAGCGGGCTTTGGACAGGACTGACTATGGGGCTTGCCGT TGTGTCGGCACTCGAGCTCCTCTACCTCTACAATGCTGACTGGGAGAGTGCTGTTGCCCAGGCCGAAGAGAGGATGAAGTCTGAGGATGTTTCGAATGAAGCCAAGTTAAGTCCTGCGTGA
- a CDS encoding hypothetical protein (EggNog:ENOG503PHS3) — MKHFLMFAAISVTGLSQALSPPLITASIPLPSDITYSHTQTGCPTVTQTRELCASCPIPACLVLGTITQSCNCPTPIPTVYLDYPCSESCSGIWCATSWAIVQESGCTSTDSTPPSSTATITSKTKPWHNGTYTGHSTKTKTTTITETETDECEPTLTKTTTVTISSEPPVLPTLESSTNLPDVETSITIAPNVTFTSRGPGDGGAVSSTSLLEAAAGKMRILGLW, encoded by the exons ATGAAGCACTTTCTCATGTTTGCTGCCATAAGCGTGACAGGGCT ATCCCAGGCTCTCTCCCCGCCCCTGATCACCGCTTCTATCCCTCTCCCATCCGACATCACCTACTCCCACACGCAGACTGGATGTCCAACTGTTACTCAGACACGGGAACTTTGCGCCAGCTGCCCTATTCCAGCTTGTCTTGTGCTTGGAACCATTACGCAGTCCTGCAATTGCCCTACCCCTATCCCTACAGTCTATCTTGACTATCCATGCTCGGAAAGTTGCAGCGGAATTTGGTGCGCGACCAGCTGGGCTATTGTTCAGGAGTCAGGTTGCACATCTACGGACTCAACACCTCCGTCTTCCactgccaccatcaccagcaagaccaagccGTGGCACAACGGCACCTACACTGGTCATagcaccaagaccaagacgaCGACCATCACTGAGACCGAAACAGATGAGTGCGAGCCAACACTCACCAAGACTACCACAGTGACCATCAGCTCCGAGCCGCCCGTGCTACCGACTTTAGAGTCCTCGACGAATCTCCCAGATGTCGAAACCTCCATCACAATCGCACCTAATGTCACCTTTACCTCGAGAGGCCCAggagatggcggggcagTGAGCTCCACGAGCCTGCTCGAGGCGGCTGCTGGAAAGATGCGCATACTTGGATTGTGGTGA
- a CDS encoding hypothetical protein (COG:G; EggNog:ENOG503P4NM): MSPAKPQIFLVRHAESVHNVTKDFNIRDPGLTQVGHEQAAALEASFPDLSSVAVVITSPLTRAIETTLDAFGSILPGGNNLILDPFLQERSDLPCDTGSPISVLKERFPSFPNVFWSSLAGNASELDGDDWLEKKGDYAADDESVTKRAEKVRKILWNVAQNIQQAQKEEDEKAAEEREDLKTSIVVVTHGVFMKFLTEDETIDLPKAGWKDYYVEEADKFDGKGKRIPVKRSPPCRQNPPHLTSNITRTPEPLNS; this comes from the exons ATGTCCCCAGCCAAGCCCCAAATCTTTCTTGTCCGGCATGCCGAGTCGGTTCACAATGTCACCAAAGACTTCAACATTCGCGACCCCGGGTTAACCCAAGTTGGCCATGAGCAGGCTGCCGCCTTGGAGGCATCCTTCCCCGACTTGTcctctgttgctgttgtcatTACCTCCCCTTTGACAAGAGCAATCGAGACGACACTCGACGCCTTTGGCTCGATTCTCCCAGGCGGCAACAACCTGATACTggaccccttcctccaagaGCGAAGCGACTTGCCCTGCGACACTGGCTCTCCCATCTCGGTGCTCAAAGAGAGATTCCCTTCATTTCCCAATGTTTTCTGGTCCAGTTTGGCTGGAAACGCTTCGGAACTCGATGGTGACGACTggctggaaaagaagggcGATTATGCGGCGGACGATGAGAGCGTAACCAAAAGGGCGGAGAAGGTCAGGAAGATTTTGTGGAATGTTGCCCAGAACATTCAGCAGGCgcagaaggaggaagacgagaagGCCGCCGAAGAAAGGGAGGACTTGAAAACGAGCATCGTGGTGGTTACACATGGGGTTTTTATGAAGTTTTTGACAGAGGACGAGACAATCGATTTGCCAAAGGCCGGGTGGAAGGATTACTATGTGGAAGAAGCCGACAAGTTTGATGGAAAGGGCAAGAGGATT CCTGTAAAACGATCACCGCCTTGCAGACAG AATCCACCCCATCTAACTAGTAACATCACCcgaacccctgaacccctgaactcctga
- a CDS encoding hypothetical protein (COG:S; EggNog:ENOG503P94J), translating into MATNSYTVDAAVLAASIGSAVIYQAMVRAAPSFSRMVIKTASTALLSIFTYLRGGPALLVGALALGSTGDAFLAWNDDKSFLFGLSSFLVAHILYIIHFLHAGPGAGDIVSKLQVLQNGDTWRLGTAGALSMLVPVMIVQLMPKVGKDLRAPVAVYSLTILVMVLMALTLESREIVTGAVMFASSDSILAAGRFLVPATSAHQGWMHHAVWVLYYGGQFLIALGAVARV; encoded by the coding sequence atGGCCACCAATTCTTACACGGTAGACGCGGCTGTTCTCGCTGCCTCCATCGGCTCGGCAGTCATCTACCAGGCCATGGTCCGCGCAGCGCCGAGCTTTTCGCGCATGGTCATCAAGACAGCTTCGACAGCCCTCCTATCGATCTTCACCTACCTTCGCGGCGGACCAGCTCTCTTGGTGGGTGCTTTGGCCCTGGGCTCAACAGGTGACGCTTTTCTGGCATGGAACGATGATAAATCTTTTCTGTTCGGTCTGTCGAGCTTCCTGGTTGCGCACATCTTGTACATCATTCACTTTCTCCACGCTGGTCCAGGTGCGGGGGATATCGTTTCCAAACTCCAAGTGCTGCAAAACGGCGATACATGGCGTCTTGGAACTGCGGGGGCTTTGAGTATGTTGGTTCCCGTTATGATTGTGCAGCTGATGCCCAAGGTCGGCAAAGACCTGCGAGCGCCAGTTGCCGTGTACTCGTTGACAATTCTTGTCATGGTTTTGATGGCGCTCACGTTGGAGAGCAGGGAGATTGTCACCGGAGCGGTCATGTTTGCAAGCTCAGACTCGATTCTGGCGGCGGGCAGGTTCTTGGTTCCGGCGACATCTGCACACCAGGGCTGGATGCATCATGCTGTTTGGGTCTTGTACTATGGTGGGCAGTTTCTGATTGCACTGGGGGCCGTTGCAAGAGTTTGA
- a CDS encoding hypothetical protein (COG:S; EggNog:ENOG503NZGS), whose protein sequence is MSHSLWWRSAPQNLAHHQPIRLRRWQNLVRGENKICSPLQSPRSRIMVSHNRTFPHVRACIFDLDGLLLNTEDIYSLCANTVLARYSRPPIPWSLKARLMGVPGSSNGEAFHQWAQLPISREQYKAEQQIEQNRMFPMCEALPGAKQLLEQLSQAMTEADGRKVKIALASSSVTSNLKLKTSRPDINEMIRLISEKHRILSDHSRMKGKRGKPAPDIFLTALQVINEQLDPSEDEIRREECLVFEDSVPGVEAARRAGMRVVWVPHPELYQHWATRESEVLAGTTGLVKLDGLDQPASPGKTNDGWGEKLGSLEEFEYRKYGIKRHSGDLVGSRI, encoded by the exons ATGTCGCACTCTTTGTGGTGGAGAAGTGCGCCTCAAAACTTGGCCCACCATCAGCCAATCCGGCTTCGGCGCTGGCAAAACCTTGTGCGGGGTGAAAATAAGATTTGCTCTCCTCTACAATCCCCAAGGTCAAGAATCATGGTGTCTCACAACAG AACCTTCCCGCACGTTCGGGCATGCATTTTTGACCTTGACGGTCTCCTCCTAAACACCGAAGATATCTACAGCCTCTGCGCCAACACTGTTCTCGCACGCTATTCCCGCCCCCCGATCCCCTGGTCTCTCAAAGCACGGCTGATGGGCGTGCCTGGATCTAGCAACGGAGAAGCGTTTCATCAGTGGGCCCAGCTTCCCATATCCCGTGAGCAGTACAAGGCAGAACAGCAGATTGAGCAGAACAGGATGTTTCCGATGTGTGAAGCCCTCCCGGGTGCCAAACAGCTTCTGGAACAGCTCTCCCAGGCAATGACAGAAGCGGACGGGAGAAAAGTCAAAATCGCACTGGCTTCAAGTAGTgtcacctccaacctcaagctcaagacATCCCGACCTGACATTAATGAGATGATACGATTGATATCAGAGAAGCACAGGATTTTATCTGATCATAGCCGGATGAAGGGCAAGAGAGGAAAGCCGGCTCCGGACATTTTTCTGACAGCGCTGCAAGTGATCAACGAGCAGTTGGATCCCAGCGAAGATGAGATTAGACGGGAGGAGTGTTTGGTATTCGAGGACAGCGTGCCAGGGGTGGAGGCTGCACGCAGAGCCGGGATGAGGGTTGTGTGGGTACCACATCCAGAGCTGTACCAGCACTGGGCGACAAGAGAAAGTGAGGTACTGGCAGGAACGACAGGTCTGGTCAAACTAGATGGTTTGGACCAGCCAGCCTCACCAGGGAAGACCAATGATGGGTGGGGTGAGAAGCTCGGAAGCCTGGAGGAATTCGAGTACAGAAAGTACGGGATTAAACGGCACTCTGGAGATTTGGTGGGAAGCAGAATTTAG
- a CDS encoding hypothetical protein (EggNog:ENOG503NU78; COG:I), translating into MSHFKKTIRSISNPETMSEPTEPSAPTRRLTAKLGRFNPFKSSKRSKEDEDEEDIGEDIDDTTVAGGGHSAFDHTRHDLMVSDAIKSFLARQGVLPSRDDPEGLTTLLDQRMVIPPASVFDRSHPLTEYFISSSHNTYLRAHQLYGKSDADAYRTILTAGARCVEIDAWDNPDDPSEPKVTHGYTLVSNVPFREVCEVIRNFVDYETSAGAAAAPILLSLENHCNPNGQLRLVQIMKEVFGDRLLSKAVREKGHEEQSESDPESHVRLEELGNKIAVIVEYHLPGEIDTSDSSSDSSSDEEEEAKKEREEYKARKRETEAAIIIPELEELGVYAQSVKPGDDSWYAGEGVLRNRPHHHLINISEAGLARHATDDVNTAAIQRHNSKHLMRVFPKGTRISSRNLSPVPFWALGAQILALNWQRFDASMQLNDALFAGTTGYVLKPAHLQHSGGGRLVKTRKRLRLHVAGASDVPVPKGRDSVLKPYVTVSLVQKDGTSLKQSKRKQKTSGYKKHGLRSALAALHSSEESPAETDPIWDETLEWEFEDDELVFLRIFIKSDDSFASNPILAVTAVRVLYVVQREWGFLRMLDLKGHETGCTLLVRFEIEDL; encoded by the coding sequence ATGAGCCATTTCAAGAAAACCATCAGGTCAATATCCAACCCAGAAACCATGTCTGAACCCACCGAACCGTCTGCTCCCACACGCCGTCTTACTGCCAAGCTTGGCAGGTTCAACCCCTTCAAGTCGTCCAAGCGATCcaaagaggatgaggacgaggaagacatcGGCGAGGATATCGATGACACCACTGTTGCAGGAGGCGGCCACTCTGCGTTTGACCACACTCGCCATGATCTGATGGTGTCGGATGCCATCAAGTCCTTTCTAGCTCGACAAGGTGTTTTGCCTTCAAGGGATGACCCCGAGGGGCTAACAACGTTGCTCGACCAGCGTATGGTCATACCGCCTGCGTCGGTGTTTGACAGATCTCACCCCCTCACCGAGTACTTTATCAGCTCCTCGCACAACACCTACCTGAGGGCCCATCAACTGTACGGCAAATCTGACGCTGATGCCTACAGGACTATCCTGACGGCTGGGGCACGCTGCGTCGAGATAGACGCTTGGGATAATCCCGATGACCCGTCTGAGCCAAAGGTAACTCATGGCTATACTTTGGTTTCGAATGTTCCTTTTCGGGAGGTTTGCGAGGTCATTAGGAACTTTGTTGACTACGAGACGTCTGctggcgcagcagcagcacctaTTCTCCTGTCTCTCGAGAATCACTGCAATCCAAATGGGCAGCTTCGGCTTGTTCAGATCATGAAGGAAGTCTTTGGTGACAGACTCTTGAGTAAAGCAGTCCGAGAAAAGGGACACGAAGAACAGTCCGAGTCGGACCCAGAATCCCACGTGCGCCTCGAGGAGTTGGGCAACAAGATCGCCGTCATTGTCGAGTATCACCTCCCCGGAGAGATCGACACATCCGATTCTTCCTCTGATTCCTCttctgacgaggaggaagaggcaaaaaaggaaagagagGAATACAAAGCCCGCAAAAGGGAGACCGAAGCTGCCATAATCATCCCCGAGCTGGAAGAGCTAGGCGTCTATGCCCAGTCGGTGAAGCCAGGCGATGATTCATGGTATGCCGGCGAGGGCGTCCTCAGGAACAGGCCGCATCACCACTTGATCAACATATCGGAAGCGGGCTTGGCTCGGCATGCCACCGACGATGTCAACACAGCAGCAATACAGCGGCACAACAGCAAACACCTCATGAGGGTTTTCCCCAAAGGCACCAGAATCTCGTCACGCAATCTATCACCAGTCCCATTTTGGGCACTTGGAGCTCAAATCCTAGCGCTAAACTGGCAGCGTTTCGACGCCAGCATGCAGCTCAACGACGCGCTCTTTGCGGGAACGACGGGTTATGTCCTCAAACCCGCGCATCTTCAGCACTCGGGTGGTGGAAGATTGGTCAAAACGAGGAAACGACTGAGGCTCCACGTGGCCGGAGCTAGTGATGTTCCTGTTCCCAAAGGAAGGGATTCGGTACTCAAGCCGTACGTGACGGTTTCATTGGTGCAGAAGGATGGCACATCGTTGAAGCAGTCAAAGAGAAAGCAGAAGACGTCAGGTTACAAGAAGCATGGGCTGAGATCTGCCCTGGCTGCTCTTCACTCGAGCGAGGAGAGTCCAGCTGAGACGGATCCGATCTGGGATGAAACTCTGGAATGGGAGTTtgaagacgacgagctgGTGTTTCTGCGCATCTTTATCAAGAGTGACGATTCTTTTGCAAGCAACCCCATTTTGGCAGTTACCGCAGTACGAGTTTTGTATGTGGTTCAGCGGGAGTGGGGATTCCTCAGGATGCTGGACCTAAAAGGGCACGAGACAGGTTGCACCTTGCTGGTTCGCTTTGAGATAGAAGACTTGTAG